One genomic segment of Helicoverpa zea isolate HzStark_Cry1AcR chromosome 22, ilHelZeax1.1, whole genome shotgun sequence includes these proteins:
- the LOC124641579 gene encoding facilitated trehalose transporter Tret1-like translates to MVNKVYKVSSAKEEKVGSKHNQILMSIVVCMPILAYGTAMGWISPNKALLMGDYSPSNSPLSEEDVSWMASIMFIFAPIAVFVYGVAADKFGRKNALLFASVPISIGWAVKLMCAHPIALIGARALIGFGSGGGFVVCPLYVKEISEDSIRGMTGTFVIFSQTAGNLLVFVLGDLLPFNTVLWILLAIPLIHFCILLRLPETPSYLIKCGRNEDSAKVLAWLRSVPVDDKSISEEVDRLIIEQTTSEPKFSPKLLFSDKTAVKAFWVALIVNLTREFCGCIAVLVYASHIFTEAGRDPGTSIALSPNKQSILLAAVQIIGSFLACQLVDRAGRKPLLAVTSVVAGFSMCLLGVWFYLQSIGVFMPGWVPIVALCVCIFADASGLQPLPFVIMTEMFNFQLRGTVATLIMAISLGTDFALLKLFAPLNVWIGYHSTFWIFSFICLSNVFYLIFCVPETKMRSLEDIYADLEGKKRRKKNEEVVETNHV, encoded by the exons TATGTATGCCGATCCTCGCGTACGGCACAGCAATGGGCTGGATTTCCCCCAACAAAGCCCTGCTGATGGGGGACTATTCCCCCTCGAACTCCCCCCTGTCGGAGGAGGATGTGTCATGGATGGCTTCTATCATGTTCATCTTCGCGCCAATTGCTGTGTTCGTGTATGGAGTGGCCGCTGACAAGTTTGGTCGGAAGAATGCGTTGCTTTTCGCTTCGGTACCTATTTCT ATCGGCTGGGCAGTGAAACTAATGTGCGCTCACCCGATAGCGCTGATCGGCGCGCGCGCGCTCATTGGTTTCGGCTCGGGAGGAGGCTTTGTCGTCTGTCCGCTGTATGTGAAGGAGATTAGCGAAGATAGTATTCGAGGCATGACTGGGACTTTTGTTATATTCTCACAG ACTGCTGGAAACCTGCTGGTCTTCGTTCTAGGAGACTTGCTGCCTTTCAACACAGTACTCTGGATCTTACTGGCGATTCCTCTAATACACTTCTGTATTCTACTCCGGCTGCCGGAGACACCCTCGTACTTGATCAAATGTGGAAGAAATGAG GACTCTGCCAAGGTCTTGGCGTGGCTTCGCTCCGTCCCTGTAGATGACAAGTCAATCTCTGAAGAAGTAGACAGACTGATCATTGAGCAGACCACAAGCGAGCCTAAATTCTCTCCAAAACTTTTGT TCTCCGACAAGACGGCCGTCAAAGCATTCTGGGTGGCTCTCATAGTGAACCTCACTCGAGAGTTCTGCGGCTGCATCGCAGTTCTGGTCTACGCCAGCCATATCTTCACGGAGGCAGGCAGGGATCCTGGCACCAGCATCGCCTTGTCGCCGAACAAGCAATCCATTCTGTTAGCTGCTGTCCAGATCATTGGGTCGTTTTTGGCGTGCCAGCTCGTTGATAGGGCGGGGAGAAAG CCTCTCCTAGCAGTGACAAGCGTAGTAGCGGGCTTCAGCATGTGCCTACTAGGCGTCTGGTTCTACCTACAGAGCATAGGAGTCTTCATGCCCGGTTGGGTGCCAATCGTGGCGTTGTGCGTTTGCATATTCGCTGATGCATCAGGCTTGCAACCCCTGCCCTTCGTTATAATGACCGAGATGTTTAATTTCCAG CTCCGGGGAACTGTAGCAACCCTCATTATGGCGATATCTCTGGGAACTGACTTCGCTCTACTCAAGCTTTTCGCGCCTCTAAACGTTTGGATAGGCTATCATTCCACTTTCTGGATATTCAGTTTCATCTGCCTTTCAAACGTCTTCTACCTCATCTTCTGCGTTCCTGAGACCAAAATGAGGAGTCTAGAAGACATTTACGCGGATCTAGAAGGAAAGAAGAGACGAAAGAAGAATGAAGAAGTGGTGGAAACCAATCACGTTTAG
- the LOC124641573 gene encoding protein CASC3-like isoform X2, which yields MTSVARRREHEDSGEYSDASQEIEHNNSGNDGGQNESDYDSQGSDSEHSDQDSENKESERRVDDDEDRSNPQYIPKRGTFYEHDDRTAASGEESTNTTSEAASEKKEGAEPPAERRRPPRKSEIVNKWSHDKYNENEQMPKSRDELVAIYGYDIRNEDAPPHARRNRRYGRGPNKYTRTWEDEEAYRRQSAAQQVPRKPPTAEDFPELDAGRRHGKPRSPRPRSKSQPSSTSPVENGALRRNASIKTAKKPTVKQGTGRVAVKVPKPKEKVSMPPLENLTITATVNNNQGQAPRKVSAVAQQRPVPTDQARKKTNANAQPQSQSSQPANKSPPQQQSGQQQQQQKTQQNQQQPPTGGGGSKRYSSLRQRPLADSYSPQQPQQQQQQQQPQQQQQQQQQPQQQQQQQQPSQQQQPHRYHAGPNEFVGGNAQAHAHPQHIMHQQVMVSGANSHAASPPHAPPAHAPPAHAPPAHAPPAHAPPAHAPPAHAPPAHALPAPPAAHAAHASQVRLGMMEQQSMPVPHHHNMHNMQAPHNMGQIQQAQGYAPPAMMPAQYMQQSNSGAVFGGAMYPAAPHGAPHAAPHGAPHPAPHAGPHGQAHPTYQHQMYTPHHNYMGVPPTGGVTYYNCAEQEPPAPQPRPQRRPTAAIPIVSPHHADRPANSSEKDNIDRIVENMFVRKPWPATHGADSKEKQPDNRSSQEPQSKESSQPNSLTSSSISTDSKPSESREEPQKQTEVKEEIREPVESAVTQESIATDA from the exons ATGACGTCCGTGGCTAGGAGACGGGAGCACGAAGATTCCGGAGAATATTCGGACGCATCGCAAGAGATCGAGCACAATAACTCCGGGAAC GATGGTGGCCAGAACGAGTCGGATTACGACTCCCAGGGGAGTGACTCTGAACACTCGGATCAAGATTCCGAAAACAAG GAGTCGGAACGTCGAGTAGACGATGATGAGGATCGGAGCAATCCCCAGTACATCCCCAAAAGGGGGACCTTTTATGAACACGATGACAGAACTGCGGCCAG TGGAGAAGAATCAACCAACACAACTTCAGAGGCGGCCTCAGAGAAGAAGGAAGGCGCCGAGCCGCCGGCCgagcgccgccgcccgccccgcAAGTCTGAGATCGTTAACAAGTGGTCGCATGACAAGTATAATGAGAACGAACAG ATGCCGAAGTCCCGTGACGAGCTAGTTGCTATCTACGGGTATGACATAAGGAATGAGGACGCACCTCCCCACGCCAGGCGCAACCGACGATATGG TCGCGGTCCCAACAAGTACACTCGTACATGGGAAGACGAGGAGGCGTACAGAAGACAGTCGGCAGCTCAGCAGGTGCCGAGGAAACCACCCACGGCTGAGGACTTCCCTGAACTTGACGCTGGAAGGAGACATGG CAAACCCCGCTCCCCTCGACCCCGTTCAAAGTCCCAACCATCTTCCACTTCCCCCGTAGAGAACGGAGCTCTCCGTCGCAACGCTTCCATCAAAACGGCCAAGAAGCCGACCGTCAAGCAGGGAACGGGCCGCGTGGCCGTCAAGGTGCCCAAACCCAAGGAGAAGGTGTCCATGCCGCCGCTGGAGAACTTGACTATAACCGCCACTGTTAATAACAA TCAAGGTCAGGCCCCGCGCAAGGTGAGCGCGGTGGCGCAGCAGCGGCCGGTGCCCACTGATCAGGCACGGAAGAAGACCAATGCTAATGCACAG CCACAATCACAATCGAGCCAGCCCGCGAACAAGTCTCCGCCGCAGCAACAATCCGGTCAGCAACAACAGCAACAGAAGACGCAACAGAATCAGCAACAGCCGCCAACCG GTGGAGGTGGCAGCAAACGTTACAGCAGCTTACGCCAGCGGCCACTTGCTGATTCCTATTCTCCGCAACAACCACAGcaacagcaacaacaacaacaaccacagcaacaacaacaacagcagcaACAGCCACAGCAacagcagcaacaacaacagCCCTCCCAGCAACAGCAGCCGCATAGATATCATGCTG GTCCGAACGAGTTCGTGGGTGGCAACGCTCAGGCCCATGCTCATCCACAACACATCATGCACCAG CAAGTAATGGTGAGCGGCGCCAACAGCCACGCGGCGTCGCCCccgcacgcgccgcccgcgcacgcgccgcccgcgcacgcgccgcccgcgcacgcgccgcccgcgcacgcgccgcccgcgcacgcgccgcccgcgcacgcgccgcccgcgcacgcgctgcccgcgccgcccgccgcgcacGCCGCGCACGCCTCACAG GTGCGGCTAGGCATGATGGAGCAGCAGTCGATGCCGGTGCCGCATCATCACAACATGCATAACATGCAAGCGCCACACAATATGG GTCAAATTCAGCAAGCACAGGGTTACGCACCGCCCGCCATGATGCCAGCGCAGTATATGCAG CAAAGCAACAGTGGCGCAGTATTCGGTGGGGCGATGTACCCCGCCGCCCCGCACGGCGCCCCGCATGCGGCCCCGCACGGCGCCCCGCACCCCGCCCCGCACGCGGGTCCGCACGGGCAGGCTCATCCCACGTACCAGCATCAGATGTATACGCCGcatcataattat ATGGGCGTCCCCCCCACGGGCGGCGTGACGTACTACAACTGCGCGGAGCAGGAGCCGCCCGCGCCGCAGCCGCGGCCGCAGCGCCGTCCCACCGCCGCCATACCCATCGTCAGCCCGCACCATGCCGACAG GCCAGCAAATTCGTCTGAAAAGGACAACATAGACAGGATCGTGGAAAACATGTTCGTTCGGAAACCCTGGCCTGCGACACATGGGGCTG ATTCAAAAGAAAAACAGCCAGACAACCGTAGTTCACAAGAACCACAAAGCAAAGAGTCTTCCCAGCCCAACAGCTTAACTTCCAGTTCCATCTCCACCGACTCCAAGCCTTCTGAGAGCAGAGAAGAGCCCCAGAAGCAAACAGAAGTTAAAGAAGAGATTAGGGAGCCCGTAGAATCCGCAGTTACTCAGGAAAGTATAGCTACGGATGCCTGA
- the LOC124641573 gene encoding protein CASC3-like isoform X1, whose amino-acid sequence MTSVARRREHEDSGEYSDASQEIEHNNSGNDGGQNESDYDSQGSDSEHSDQDSENKESERRVDDDEDRSNPQYIPKRGTFYEHDDRTAASGEESTNTTSEAASEKKEGAEPPAERRRPPRKSEIVNKWSHDKYNENEQMPKSRDELVAIYGYDIRNEDAPPHARRNRRYGRGPNKYTRTWEDEEAYRRQSAAQQVPRKPPTAEDFPELDAGRRHGKPRSPRPRSKSQPSSTSPVENGALRRNASIKTAKKPTVKQGTGRVAVKVPKPKEKVSMPPLENLTITATVNNNQGQAPRKVSAVAQQRPVPTDQARKKTNANAQQPQSQSSQPANKSPPQQQSGQQQQQQKTQQNQQQPPTGGGGSKRYSSLRQRPLADSYSPQQPQQQQQQQQPQQQQQQQQQPQQQQQQQQPSQQQQPHRYHAGPNEFVGGNAQAHAHPQHIMHQQVMVSGANSHAASPPHAPPAHAPPAHAPPAHAPPAHAPPAHAPPAHAPPAHALPAPPAAHAAHASQVRLGMMEQQSMPVPHHHNMHNMQAPHNMGQIQQAQGYAPPAMMPAQYMQQSNSGAVFGGAMYPAAPHGAPHAAPHGAPHPAPHAGPHGQAHPTYQHQMYTPHHNYMGVPPTGGVTYYNCAEQEPPAPQPRPQRRPTAAIPIVSPHHADRPANSSEKDNIDRIVENMFVRKPWPATHGADSKEKQPDNRSSQEPQSKESSQPNSLTSSSISTDSKPSESREEPQKQTEVKEEIREPVESAVTQESIATDA is encoded by the exons ATGACGTCCGTGGCTAGGAGACGGGAGCACGAAGATTCCGGAGAATATTCGGACGCATCGCAAGAGATCGAGCACAATAACTCCGGGAAC GATGGTGGCCAGAACGAGTCGGATTACGACTCCCAGGGGAGTGACTCTGAACACTCGGATCAAGATTCCGAAAACAAG GAGTCGGAACGTCGAGTAGACGATGATGAGGATCGGAGCAATCCCCAGTACATCCCCAAAAGGGGGACCTTTTATGAACACGATGACAGAACTGCGGCCAG TGGAGAAGAATCAACCAACACAACTTCAGAGGCGGCCTCAGAGAAGAAGGAAGGCGCCGAGCCGCCGGCCgagcgccgccgcccgccccgcAAGTCTGAGATCGTTAACAAGTGGTCGCATGACAAGTATAATGAGAACGAACAG ATGCCGAAGTCCCGTGACGAGCTAGTTGCTATCTACGGGTATGACATAAGGAATGAGGACGCACCTCCCCACGCCAGGCGCAACCGACGATATGG TCGCGGTCCCAACAAGTACACTCGTACATGGGAAGACGAGGAGGCGTACAGAAGACAGTCGGCAGCTCAGCAGGTGCCGAGGAAACCACCCACGGCTGAGGACTTCCCTGAACTTGACGCTGGAAGGAGACATGG CAAACCCCGCTCCCCTCGACCCCGTTCAAAGTCCCAACCATCTTCCACTTCCCCCGTAGAGAACGGAGCTCTCCGTCGCAACGCTTCCATCAAAACGGCCAAGAAGCCGACCGTCAAGCAGGGAACGGGCCGCGTGGCCGTCAAGGTGCCCAAACCCAAGGAGAAGGTGTCCATGCCGCCGCTGGAGAACTTGACTATAACCGCCACTGTTAATAACAA TCAAGGTCAGGCCCCGCGCAAGGTGAGCGCGGTGGCGCAGCAGCGGCCGGTGCCCACTGATCAGGCACGGAAGAAGACCAATGCTAATGCACAG CAGCCACAATCACAATCGAGCCAGCCCGCGAACAAGTCTCCGCCGCAGCAACAATCCGGTCAGCAACAACAGCAACAGAAGACGCAACAGAATCAGCAACAGCCGCCAACCG GTGGAGGTGGCAGCAAACGTTACAGCAGCTTACGCCAGCGGCCACTTGCTGATTCCTATTCTCCGCAACAACCACAGcaacagcaacaacaacaacaaccacagcaacaacaacaacagcagcaACAGCCACAGCAacagcagcaacaacaacagCCCTCCCAGCAACAGCAGCCGCATAGATATCATGCTG GTCCGAACGAGTTCGTGGGTGGCAACGCTCAGGCCCATGCTCATCCACAACACATCATGCACCAG CAAGTAATGGTGAGCGGCGCCAACAGCCACGCGGCGTCGCCCccgcacgcgccgcccgcgcacgcgccgcccgcgcacgcgccgcccgcgcacgcgccgcccgcgcacgcgccgcccgcgcacgcgccgcccgcgcacgcgccgcccgcgcacgcgctgcccgcgccgcccgccgcgcacGCCGCGCACGCCTCACAG GTGCGGCTAGGCATGATGGAGCAGCAGTCGATGCCGGTGCCGCATCATCACAACATGCATAACATGCAAGCGCCACACAATATGG GTCAAATTCAGCAAGCACAGGGTTACGCACCGCCCGCCATGATGCCAGCGCAGTATATGCAG CAAAGCAACAGTGGCGCAGTATTCGGTGGGGCGATGTACCCCGCCGCCCCGCACGGCGCCCCGCATGCGGCCCCGCACGGCGCCCCGCACCCCGCCCCGCACGCGGGTCCGCACGGGCAGGCTCATCCCACGTACCAGCATCAGATGTATACGCCGcatcataattat ATGGGCGTCCCCCCCACGGGCGGCGTGACGTACTACAACTGCGCGGAGCAGGAGCCGCCCGCGCCGCAGCCGCGGCCGCAGCGCCGTCCCACCGCCGCCATACCCATCGTCAGCCCGCACCATGCCGACAG GCCAGCAAATTCGTCTGAAAAGGACAACATAGACAGGATCGTGGAAAACATGTTCGTTCGGAAACCCTGGCCTGCGACACATGGGGCTG ATTCAAAAGAAAAACAGCCAGACAACCGTAGTTCACAAGAACCACAAAGCAAAGAGTCTTCCCAGCCCAACAGCTTAACTTCCAGTTCCATCTCCACCGACTCCAAGCCTTCTGAGAGCAGAGAAGAGCCCCAGAAGCAAACAGAAGTTAAAGAAGAGATTAGGGAGCCCGTAGAATCCGCAGTTACTCAGGAAAGTATAGCTACGGATGCCTGA
- the LOC124641580 gene encoding putative nuclease HARBI1, producing the protein MNALQRNEVNKVIKLIAMAIVEEVEEEILETKKKKIWVRKWIDRRDKLGATNCLLKELALEDPKEYFNTLRMSESCVNFLLTKIHSQIQRKDTLLRSAIPAITKLQAVLYFLATGCSLRTLTHIFRLGKSTISEFIIEVCEAIYESLKEFIKIPTTTEWKIIENGFREQWNFPGCCGAIDGKHFVIKAPPESGSLYYNYKETNSIVLMAVVDHKYCFSYIDVGCNGRVSDGGVFRNCSLYQELENGGLPEGHVLVGDNAFPLKEYLLKPFPGNRLTLQQKIFNYRLSRARRIVENAFGILAARFRVFEKPMPYSPEKVVKIVKTCCALHNWLRQTKLQNKQYEYTVDSEHFETGTIVPGNWRSEPQSQGIQPLPISLSNRSSQRSTDVRERYANYFVGSGSVPWQTRMIH; encoded by the exons ATGAACGCGCTGCAACGTAATGAagttaataaagtaattaagcTAATCGCAATGGCTATTGTAGAAGAGGTGGAAGAGGAAATTTTAgagacaaagaaaaaaaaaatatgggtgcGAAAATGGATTGATAGAAGAGACAAACTAGGTGCTACTAATTGTCTTCTGAAGGAATTAGCATTGGAAGATCCCAAAGAATACTTCAATACTTTGAGAATGTCCGAAAGTTGTGTAAATTTTCTGTTAACGAAAATACACTCTCAAATTCAGCGTAAAGATACTCTTTTGAGGAGTGCAATTCCTgcaattacaaaattacaagCAGTTCTTTACTTTCTTGCTACTGGATGTAGTCTAAGGACACTCACACATATATTCAGACTCGGAAAATCAACTATTTCTGAATTCATTATCGAAGTTTGTGAAGCAATCTATGAATCATTAAAGGAATTTATCAAG atTCCTACTACAACAGAAtggaaaataattgaaaatggtTTTCGAGAACAGTGGAATTTTCCAGGGTGCTGTGGAGCTATCGACGGCAAACATTTCGTCATTAAGGCACCCCCTGAATCAGgaagtttatattataattacaaagagacaaacagcaTTGTCTTAATGGCTGTTGTAGATCATAAATATTGCTTTTCTTATATAGATGTTGGGTGTAATGGAAGGGTTTCTGATGGAGGCGTATTTCGTAACTGTAGTTTGTACCAAGAATTAGAAAACGGTGGTCTACCAGAGGGTCATGTCCTAGTCGGTGACAACGCATTTCccttgaaagaatatttattaaaacctttTCCAGGAAATCGATTAACGCTACAGCAAAAAATTTTTAATTATCGTTTATCTCGGGCTAGAAGAATAGTAGAAAATGCCTTCGGTATATTAGCTGCCAGATTCAGAGTGTTTGAAAAACCGATGCCCTATAGTCCTGAGAAAGTTGTTAAGATAGTAAAGACTTGTTGCGCTCTACACAATTGGCTTCGACAAACAAAATTACAGAACAAACAGTATGAATACACAGTAGACTCAGAACACTTTGAAACAGGAACTATCGTTCCTGGTAATTGGAGAAGTGAGCCACAATCTCAGGGAATTCAACCGCTACCTATTTCTTTAAGTAACCGGTCATCCCAAAGATCTACAGATGTTCGGGAGAGATATGCAAATTATTTTGTCGGAAGTGGATCTGTCCCTTGGCAGACAAGAATGATACATTAA
- the LOC124641582 gene encoding uncharacterized protein LOC124641582, producing the protein MTFRWSEETTFKFVSEYVEHECLWNIKSPNYKNKQMKQSAYLDLEKTMNIPGFGEKEIKLKIKNIRSTYSQELKKIKDSKSSGSGTDTIYIPSVKWFNLLDSYLRNITSILTESESNLTSNSSHTDDTDSEQNSTLVDTFRLPTPPPPPTKKRRIAQLSSMVGQLKEIADTTNSTVEENEFEVFGKHVGLQLKSLPLLSALEAQEHIQLHLNRIRRRHILNASDQNRIPQTPQSSYATGSQYRGNSDSSIYYSDISNYNLGEQATQNNSSSILLNHTGHVADYQLSSNMLPSNHLNNNETQSDVTIVSNDLVFTAIRNANVDNEE; encoded by the exons ATGACATTTCGCTGGAGCGAAGAAACCACTTTTAAATTTGTTTCCGAATATGTTGAACACGAATGTTTGTGGAATATCAAATCCccgaattataaaaacaaacaaatgaaacaatCTGCATACTtagatttagaaaaaacaatgaACATACCCGGATTCGGTGAGAAGGaaattaagttgaaaattaaaaacatcag ATCTACCTACTCgcaggaattaaaaaaaataaaggactCCAAAAGTTCAGGCTCTGGGACCGACACGATTTATATCCCTTCAGTGAAATGGTTCAATTTATTAGATTCATATCTAagaaacataacctcaatactCACAGAAAGTGAAAGTAAtttg ACTTCCAATAGTTCACACACTGATGATACAGATTCTGAGCAAAATAGTACTTTAGTGGATACTTTTCGTTTACCTACACCTCCTCCACCTCCGACAAAAAAGAGAAGAATTGCCCAGCTCTCGAGCATGGTCGGCCAATTAAAAGAAATAGCTGATACTACTAATTCTACAGTCGAAGAAAATGAGTTTGAGGTCTTCGGTAAACACGTAGGCCTTCAACTGAAATCTTTGCCCTTACTATCGGCATTAGAAGCACAGGAGCACATTCAACTTCACTTAAATAGAATTCGACGTCGGCATATTTTAAACGCGTCTGATCAAAACAGAATCCCTCAAACGCCACAATCTTCGTATGCTACTGGATCACAATATAGAGGTAATAGCGATTCTTCGATATATTATAGTGACATCAGTAACTATAATCTGGGGGAGCAAGCAACTCAAAATAATTCTTCGTCTATTTTACTTAATCATACTGGACACGTTGCCGATTATCAGCTTTCCTCAAATATGCTTCCATCTAACCATTTAAACAACAATGAAACGCAGAGTGATGTTACAATTGTATCAAATGACTTAGTTTTCACAGCAATTCGGAACGCAAATGTTGATAATGAAGAGTGA